The Desmodus rotundus isolate HL8 chromosome 3, HLdesRot8A.1, whole genome shotgun sequence genome includes a region encoding these proteins:
- the LOC128780563 gene encoding olfactory receptor 6C3-like, with protein sequence MRNHTVPTEFILLGLSDDPELQTVIFLFLIITYILSVSGNLTIITLTLVDSHLQTPMYFFLRNFSVLEISFTTFCIPRFLGTIITTDKTISYNNCIAQLFFLIFMGITEFYLLTAMSYDRYVAICKPLHYTVIMNNRICIVLVLCAWLAGFLTIFPPVILFLQLDYCGSNVIDHFACDYFPLLQLSCSDTWLLEVIGFYSAIVILLSTLALIILSYMLITRTILKLPSASQRKKAFSTCSSHMIVISISYGSCIFMYANPSAKEKASLTKGVAILNTSVAPMMNPFIYTLRNQQVKQAFKDAIQKVIFFSGK encoded by the coding sequence ATGAGAAACCACACAGTACCCACAGAATTCATTCTTCTAGGACTATCAGATGATCCAGAGCTTCAGactgtgatttttctcttcttaatcaTCACATATATATTAAGTGTCTCTGGAAATTTGACCATCATCACTCTCACCTTGGTGGATTCTCATCTACAGACCCCTATGTATTTCTTCCTCAGGAACTTCTCTGTATTAGAAATATCCTTTACAACTTTCTGTATTCCTAGATTTTTGGGCACAATTATCACCACAGACAAAACGATTTCATACAATAATTGCATAGCTCAATTGTTTTTCCTCATCTTCATGGGTATAACTGAATTTTATCTTCTAACTGCCATGTCCTATGACCGCTacgtggccatctgcaaacctCTGCACTACACTGTCATCATGAACAACAGAATCTGCATAGTGCTTGTCCtctgtgcttggctggcaggATTCTTAACTATCTTCCCACCTGttattctttttctccaattAGATTACTGTGGCTCCAATGTCATTGACCACTTTGCCTGTGACTATTTTCCCCTCTTGCAATTATCCTGCTCAGACACCTGGCTCCTGGAAGTGATTGGTTTTTACTCTGCAATAGTGATCCTGCTTTCCACTTTGGCATTAATAATTCTATCCTACATGCTCATCACTAGAACAATTCTAAAACTGCCTTCTGCCAGCCAGAGAAAAAAGGCATTTTCTACATGTTCCTCTCACATGATTGTCATTTCCATCTCTTATGGAAGCTGCATATTCATGTATGCCAATCcctcagcaaaagaaaaggcatcTTTGACCAAAGGAGTAGCTATTCTGAATACTTCTGTTGCTCCCATGATGAATCCGTTTATATATACCTTGAGGAACCAGCAAGTAAAGCAAGCCTTTAAGGATGCTATTCAAAAGGTTATCTTTTTCTCTGGTAAATGA